From Coccinella septempunctata chromosome 4, icCocSept1.1, whole genome shotgun sequence, a single genomic window includes:
- the LOC123311387 gene encoding dynein regulatory complex protein 9, with translation MFFYQPPASEMSSEMESEGTVVDSRTIRFVERHTVIQERRRKTMKAPKKIIYDEPDDPELDEILSIGSMEIDPEMCQLSQLVAVTMASIMDDAAESCFIMGKTFGLPNVHIDMSHKTLQDRNELLRSHSTLFNPETLEDYSKTQNAYMIKKLHGDIIFLQTILAKGVKSLMTDYNYHPWLMCIDNYELELEQDSRLLDMVERKKQKLQQLKDKLHSDKIQCQLDCDKLSLAIGKARDEMEDFIIQSEIKRNYLENWEKSRRQQNNRLKTGREDIYQEKIRKAQTDSRKENRVHLEIGAYMAEYFKDIENSIQDWMNTYDKDIETKEEDILKMGFDIENLTNDLKSLNETYDKRQEEMNNWLERKAEKRRIEEELRFLNRMATRIQAWWRGTMVRKKLGPYRPASKKKNKKKKK, from the exons ATGTTCTTTTATCAACCCCCTGCCAGTGAGATGAGCAGCGAAATGGAGAGCGAAGGCACTGTTGTTGATAGTAGAACCATCAGATTTGTCGAAAGGCATACAGTAATTCAAGAACGTAGGAGGAAAACTATGAAGGCtccaaaaaaaataatatacgaTGAACCTGATGATCCGGAACTGGATGAAATATTATCAATTG GCTCAATGGAAATAGATCCAGAAATGTGTCAGCTCAGCCAATTGGTAGCAGTAACAATGGCCTCCATAATGGATGACGCAGCCGAATCATGTTTCATAATGGGTAAGACCTTTGGCTTACCTAATGTACACATCGACATGTCCCATAAAACATTGCAAGATAG GAATGAATTGCTGAGATCACATAGCACCCTCTTCAATCCCGAAACTTTAGAAGATTATTCCAAAACGCAAAATGCTTACATGATTAAGAAGCTCCATGGGGATATAATATTTCTGCAGACTATACTAGCTAAAGGTGTCAAGAGTCTCATGACAGACTATAACTACCATCCCTGGCTCATGTGTATAGACAATTATGAATTGGAATTGGAACAAGATTCCAGATTGTTAGATATGGTTGAAagaaagaaacaaaaattgCAACAACTCAAGGATAAATTGCATTCTGACAAGATTCAGTGCCAACTCGATTGTGACAAATTGTCTTTAGCTATTGGAAAGGCTAGAGATGAAATGGAG GATTTTATAATACAATCAGAaatcaaaagaaattatttggaaaattgggaAAAGTCCAGGAGACAACAGAATAATCGGCTGAAAACAGGAAGAGAAGATATATACCAAGAAAAAATCAGAAAGGCTCAAACAGATAGTCGCAAAGAAAATCGTGTCCACTTAGAAATAGGAGCATACATGGCTGAATATTTCAAG GATATAGAGAATTCTATACAAGATTGGATGAACACTTATGATAAGGATATTGAAACGAAAGAGGAAGATATATTAAAAATGGGATTTGACATTGAGAATCTCACTAATGACCTGAAAAGTTTAAATGAAACG TATGATAAGAGACAAGAAGAAATGAATAACTGGCTGGAAAGGAAGGCGGAAAAACGAAGAATTGAAGAAGAACTGCGATTTTTGAACAGAATGGCTACCAGAATTCAGGCATGGTGGCGGGGAACTATGGTCAGAAAGAAGTTGGGTCCTTACAGACCAGcatcgaagaaaaaaaataagaaaaagaagaaatga
- the LOC123312193 gene encoding uncharacterized protein LOC123312193 has protein sequence MNLKMKLIGCFFLIVGVTSSAISSSVESETGLETIWGDKLVKEGETLKATVNNYADELLHNLDKLAVKAGIDPMKVDDLEVKISRRILLITYTGKLKLTKIKVNDFSTIHRYDDAIVTYNKENKKFRIDIPLELKDIKFECHFKATLMGLGPSGALDGEMKSVRMIASIEIDFSTFEASVAQYKITHSDHITVHLHEFILIDWMINIIANTVTTVFKGLILGIVDTVVDGVLKASVNMINLVFEDVTEFIEGNSTELVMPLVLKNIGISLSERNFNIS, from the exons atgaaccTCAAGATGAAATTGATTGGCTGCTTCTTTCTAATAGTTGGTGTTACTAGCTCAGCTATCAGTTCATCCGTTGAAAGTGAGACAGGATTAGAAACAATATGGGGTGACAAATT AGTGAAGGAAGGAGAAACTCTAAAAGCAACCGTGAACAACTATGCAGATGAACTCCTGCATAATCTAGATAAACTGGCAGTCAAAGCTGGCATAGACCCTATGAAAGTTGATGACCTGGAAGTAAAGATCAGTAGG AGAATTCTCCTTATCACTTATACGGGTAAACTCAAGCTGAccaaaataaaagtgaacgACTTCTCAACTATCCATAGATACGATGATGCTATTGTGACTTACAACAAAGAGAACAAAAAGTTTAGGATTGATATTCCCTTGGAACTGAAGGACATTAAG tTTGAATGCCATTTCAAAGCGACATTGATGGGATTGGGTCCATCGGGTGCTTTAGATGGTGAAATGAAATCTGTTAGGATGATAGCATCAATAGAAATTGATTTTAGTACATTTGAGGCTAGTGTTGCACAATATAAAATCACCCATTCAGA TCATATCACAGTCCACTTACACGAGTTCATATTGATAGACTGGATGATCAATATAATCGCCAACACAGTGACAACCGTCTTTAAAGGCCTCATCCTTGGCATCGTAGACACCGTGGTTGATGGTGTGCTGAAAGCTTCTGTGAACATGATCAATCTTGTTTTCGAAGATGTCACGGAGTTTATAGAGGGTAATAGCACAGAACTTGTGATGCCCctagttttgaaaaatattggAATTTCTTTGAGTGAAAGAAACTTCAATATATCGTGA